Proteins encoded together in one Chroogloeocystis siderophila 5.2 s.c.1 window:
- a CDS encoding four helix bundle protein translates to MGYLPRICYDKATQAFPKEELYGLTSQMRRACVSIPANIAEGCGRKGEAELARFLQISIGSASELEYYLFLSRDLRLLTSQEYEDLAKALNALKRMLNSFIQKLMY, encoded by the coding sequence ATGGGCTATTTACCTCGGATTTGCTATGACAAAGCGACGCAAGCATTTCCTAAAGAAGAATTGTACGGATTGACAAGCCAAATGCGTCGTGCCTGCGTTTCAATTCCTGCTAATATTGCGGAAGGATGTGGTAGGAAAGGAGAAGCAGAATTAGCTCGATTTTTGCAGATTTCTATAGGTTCAGCTAGTGAGCTTGAGTACTACCTATTTCTGTCTAGGGATCTTCGCTTATTGACAAGCCAAGAATACGAAGACTTAGCAAAAGCCCTGAACGCACTAAAGCGAATGTTAAATTCCTTTATCCAAAAGCTTATGTACTAA